Proteins from one Burkholderia oklahomensis C6786 genomic window:
- the fabI gene encoding enoyl-ACP reductase FabI, producing the protein MGFLDGKRILLTGLLSNRSIAYGIAKACKREGAELAFTYVGDRFKDRITEFAAEFGSDLVFPCDVADDAQIDALFTSLKERWDTLDGLVHSIGFAPREAIAGDFLDGLTRENFRIAHDISAYSFPALAKAALPMLSSDASLLTLSYLGAERAIPNYNTMGLAKAALEASVRYLAVSLGAKGVRVNAISAGPIKTLAASGIKSFGKILDFVESNSPLKRNVTIEQVGNAGAFLLSDLASGVTAEVMHVDSGFNAVVGGMAGLEE; encoded by the coding sequence ATGGGCTTTCTCGACGGTAAACGTATTCTGCTGACGGGCCTCTTGTCGAACCGCTCGATCGCTTACGGCATCGCCAAGGCGTGCAAGCGCGAAGGCGCCGAGCTGGCGTTCACCTACGTCGGCGATCGCTTCAAGGATCGCATCACCGAGTTCGCGGCCGAGTTCGGCAGCGATCTCGTGTTCCCGTGCGACGTCGCCGACGATGCGCAGATCGATGCCCTCTTCACGTCGCTCAAAGAGCGCTGGGACACGCTCGACGGCCTCGTCCACTCGATCGGCTTCGCGCCGCGCGAGGCGATCGCGGGCGACTTCCTCGACGGCCTCACGCGCGAGAACTTCCGCATCGCTCACGACATCTCCGCATACAGCTTCCCGGCGCTCGCGAAGGCCGCGCTGCCGATGCTGTCGAGCGACGCGTCGCTCCTCACGCTGTCCTATCTCGGCGCGGAACGGGCGATTCCGAACTACAACACGATGGGTCTCGCGAAGGCGGCGCTCGAAGCGAGCGTCCGTTATCTCGCGGTGTCGCTCGGCGCGAAGGGCGTGCGCGTGAACGCGATCTCGGCCGGCCCGATCAAGACGCTCGCGGCAAGCGGCATCAAGAGCTTCGGCAAGATTCTCGATTTCGTCGAAAGCAACTCGCCGCTCAAGCGCAACGTGACGATCGAGCAGGTCGGCAACGCGGGCGCCTTCCTGCTGTCGGATCTCGCGAGCGGGGTCACGGCCGAGGTGATGCACGTCGACTCGGGCTTCAACGCGGTCGTCGGCGGGATGGCCGGCCTCGAAGAGTAA
- a CDS encoding molybdopterin-dependent oxidoreductase has product MRRQMERAMAVEKTACILCSRNCGLVVDVVDGKFAKIRGDDDHPVSKGYLCQKAARLAYYQHHDDRLTHPLRREPDGSFVRVTWDEALDDIAQRLVALRERHGGDAFAFVGGGGQGNHVGGAYSRQLLAAMRSRYAYNALGQEKTGDFWLNGRLFGRQDCHTTEDIEHADYVLIIGANPYQAHGIPNARDTLRDLKKDPMRTLVVVDPRRSETAKIADLHLQVRPGADAYLMSAMLAIILRDGLIDREFIARRCAGFEFVERALRAVPIAEYARRADVPLDDIERVARGFATARAACLRIDLGIQHTLHTTLNGYLEKLLFLLTGNFGKRGGNNLHSFLLPVIGHTDERATRNGKPLKRTAHHRMFPIAGIYPPNILPDEIELAGEKRVRAAFVDSANPVVTYADSNAYERAFGKLDLLVVIDVAMTETARLAHYVLPAASQFEKWEATGFNLEFPANAFHLRHPLLPPLGESLPEPEIYTRLLEKMGELPRRFPILERVARLEPRASKHLAYMGALGIVLAANKKWQRHAASIVYRTLGRALPNDAAATAPLLPLAMLYAQQHHAAMRRAGFRGNRATLGTALFRAILERRSGTLISVHEFDEMWRFIRHPDGRVHLHIPEMIDELRALETETPPGADYPFVLMAGERRSYNANQIYRDPTWRKVDPHGSLRIHPDDAAALGVADGGKLVCASATGSIEVVVEVDDSVRRGMVTLPHGYGMRYKGGPPIGPELNRLTSGAHCDPLSRTPYHKYVPVHLRVVDTPVAAPATAEAEPA; this is encoded by the coding sequence ATGCGCCGGCAGATGGAGCGTGCGATGGCAGTCGAAAAAACCGCCTGTATTTTGTGTTCGCGCAATTGCGGCCTTGTCGTCGACGTCGTGGACGGCAAGTTCGCGAAAATCCGCGGCGACGACGATCATCCGGTTTCGAAAGGCTATCTGTGCCAGAAGGCCGCGCGCCTCGCGTACTACCAGCATCACGACGATCGCCTGACGCATCCGCTGCGCCGCGAGCCCGACGGCAGCTTCGTGCGCGTCACGTGGGACGAGGCGCTCGACGATATCGCGCAGCGTCTCGTCGCGCTGCGCGAGCGGCACGGCGGCGATGCATTCGCGTTCGTCGGCGGCGGCGGGCAGGGCAATCACGTCGGCGGCGCATACAGCCGGCAGTTGCTCGCGGCGATGCGAAGCCGCTATGCATACAACGCGCTCGGCCAGGAGAAGACGGGCGATTTCTGGCTCAACGGCCGGTTGTTCGGTCGTCAGGATTGCCACACGACCGAGGACATCGAGCACGCGGACTACGTGCTCATCATCGGCGCGAATCCGTATCAGGCGCACGGCATCCCGAACGCGCGCGACACGCTGCGCGATCTGAAGAAGGATCCGATGCGCACGCTCGTCGTCGTCGATCCGCGCCGCTCGGAGACGGCGAAGATCGCTGATCTGCATCTGCAGGTGCGGCCCGGCGCGGATGCGTATCTGATGAGCGCGATGCTCGCGATCATCCTGCGCGACGGGCTGATCGACCGCGAGTTCATCGCGCGGCGCTGCGCGGGTTTCGAGTTCGTCGAGCGCGCGCTGCGCGCTGTGCCGATCGCCGAATACGCACGCCGCGCGGACGTGCCGCTCGACGACATCGAGCGTGTCGCGCGCGGATTTGCGACTGCGCGCGCCGCATGCCTGCGCATCGATCTCGGCATCCAGCACACGCTGCACACGACGCTCAACGGCTATCTCGAGAAACTGCTGTTTCTGCTGACCGGCAACTTCGGCAAGCGCGGCGGCAACAACCTGCATTCGTTCCTGCTGCCCGTCATCGGTCATACGGACGAGCGCGCGACCAGGAACGGCAAGCCGCTCAAGCGGACCGCGCATCACCGGATGTTTCCGATCGCGGGCATTTATCCGCCGAACATCCTGCCCGACGAGATCGAGCTCGCGGGCGAGAAGCGCGTGCGCGCGGCGTTCGTCGACAGCGCGAACCCGGTCGTCACGTATGCCGATTCGAACGCGTACGAGCGCGCGTTCGGCAAGCTGGATCTGCTCGTCGTGATCGACGTCGCGATGACCGAGACCGCGCGTCTCGCGCATTACGTGCTGCCCGCCGCGTCGCAGTTCGAGAAATGGGAGGCGACGGGCTTCAACCTCGAGTTTCCCGCGAACGCGTTCCATCTGCGCCATCCGCTGCTGCCGCCGCTCGGCGAATCGCTGCCCGAGCCGGAGATCTACACGCGGCTGCTCGAGAAGATGGGCGAGCTGCCGCGCCGCTTTCCCATCCTCGAGCGCGTCGCGCGGCTCGAGCCGCGCGCGTCGAAGCATCTGGCCTACATGGGCGCGCTCGGGATCGTGCTTGCGGCGAACAAGAAGTGGCAGCGTCACGCGGCGTCGATCGTCTATCGAACACTCGGCCGCGCGCTGCCGAACGACGCGGCGGCGACCGCGCCGCTGCTGCCGCTCGCGATGCTGTATGCGCAACAGCACCATGCGGCCATGCGCCGCGCGGGATTTCGCGGCAATCGCGCGACACTCGGCACCGCGCTCTTTCGCGCGATTCTCGAGCGGCGCTCGGGGACGTTGATCAGCGTTCACGAATTCGACGAAATGTGGCGCTTCATCCGCCATCCGGACGGCCGTGTGCATCTGCACATTCCCGAGATGATCGACGAGTTGCGCGCGCTCGAGACGGAGACGCCGCCCGGCGCCGACTATCCGTTCGTGCTGATGGCGGGCGAGCGGCGCTCGTACAACGCGAACCAGATCTATCGCGATCCGACGTGGCGCAAGGTCGATCCGCACGGCTCGCTGCGGATTCATCCCGACGATGCGGCGGCGCTCGGCGTCGCGGACGGCGGCAAGCTCGTATGCGCGTCCGCGACGGGCAGCATCGAAGTCGTCGTCGAGGTCGACGACAGCGTGCGGCGCGGGATGGTCACGCTGCCGCACGGCTACGGCATGCGCTACAAGGGCGGGCCGCCGATCGGGCCCGAGCTCAATCGTCTGACGTCGGGCGCGCATTGCGATCCGCTGTCGCGCACGCCTTATCACAAGTACGTGCCCGTGCATTTGCGCGTCGTCGATACGCCGGTTGCCGCGCCGGCGACCGCCGAGGCCGAGCCGGCCTGA
- a CDS encoding ABC transporter permease — protein MSRLAVSSRIDAARARVSPSPARRVWLRFKEQRLGYWSLVVFVIAFAASLAAPLWSNDKPLVVRYDGHYYFPLFNSYPETTFGGDFPTPADYLDPYVRKKLDTPGNFALYPPNRYYYDTLNYFSKRPNPVPPSRENWLGTDAQGRDLLARLVYGFRVSVEFALVLTFIGTLLGIAAGAVQGFFGGRIDIVGQRLIEIWSSMPELYLLIIFASVFEPSFVLLIVLLSLFGWIGLSDYVRAEFLRNRTQDYVRAARAMGLSNWQIIWRHVLPNSLTPVITFLPFRMSGAILALTSLDFLGLGVPPPTPSLGELLAQGKANLDAWWISLATFWVLVATLLLLTFMGDALRNALDTRIADTTRAAGGIR, from the coding sequence TTGAGCCGACTCGCCGTCTCTTCCCGGATCGACGCCGCGCGCGCGCGCGTGTCGCCGTCGCCCGCTCGGCGCGTGTGGCTGCGCTTCAAGGAGCAGCGCCTCGGCTACTGGAGCCTCGTGGTCTTCGTGATCGCGTTCGCGGCAAGCCTCGCCGCGCCGCTGTGGTCGAACGACAAGCCGCTCGTCGTGCGCTACGACGGCCACTATTACTTTCCGCTCTTCAACAGCTATCCGGAAACGACGTTCGGCGGCGATTTCCCGACGCCCGCCGACTACCTCGATCCGTACGTGCGCAAGAAGCTCGATACGCCCGGCAACTTCGCGCTGTATCCGCCGAACCGCTATTACTACGACACGCTCAATTACTTCTCGAAGCGGCCGAATCCGGTGCCGCCGTCGCGCGAGAACTGGCTCGGCACCGACGCGCAGGGGCGCGACCTGCTCGCGCGGCTCGTCTACGGGTTCCGCGTGTCGGTCGAGTTCGCACTCGTCCTGACGTTCATCGGCACGCTGCTCGGCATCGCCGCGGGCGCGGTGCAGGGCTTCTTCGGCGGGCGCATCGACATCGTCGGGCAGCGCCTGATCGAGATCTGGAGCTCGATGCCGGAGCTGTATCTGCTGATCATCTTCGCGTCGGTGTTCGAGCCGAGCTTCGTGCTGCTGATCGTGCTGCTGTCGCTGTTCGGCTGGATCGGGCTGTCCGACTACGTGCGCGCCGAATTCCTGCGCAACCGCACGCAGGACTACGTGCGCGCGGCGCGCGCGATGGGGCTGTCGAACTGGCAGATCATCTGGCGCCACGTGCTGCCGAACAGCCTGACGCCCGTCATCACGTTCCTGCCGTTCCGGATGAGCGGCGCGATCCTCGCGCTCACGAGCCTCGACTTCCTCGGGCTCGGCGTGCCGCCACCGACGCCGAGCCTCGGCGAACTGCTCGCGCAGGGCAAGGCGAACCTCGACGCATGGTGGATCTCGCTCGCGACGTTCTGGGTGCTCGTCGCGACGCTGCTGCTCCTGACCTTCATGGGCGACGCGCTGCGCAACGCGCTCGATACGCGGATCGCGGATACGACGCGCGCGGCGGGAGGCATCCGATGA
- the map gene encoding type I methionyl aminopeptidase — translation MARSRQVPIRSKAEIEMARRAGMMAAEVLSMIAPHVKAGVTTNALDRLCREYIVDVLRARPANIGYHGYPKTICASVNHVVCHGIPSDHALQDGDIVNIDVALDNDGWYGDTSRMYFAGEPAAPARRLVDATYEAMMAGIAAVRPGATLGDVGHAIQRVAHREGFSIVREYCGHGIGRIYHDEPQVLHYGRPGAGLRLAPGMIFTIEPMLNAGRAETRQLADGWTVVTQDRSWSAQWEHMVVVTEDGFDILTPWPDRDLARRPVAASATGTAVQG, via the coding sequence ATGGCGCGTTCACGACAAGTGCCGATCCGCTCGAAAGCCGAGATCGAGATGGCGCGCCGCGCGGGCATGATGGCCGCGGAGGTGCTGAGCATGATCGCGCCGCATGTGAAGGCCGGCGTGACGACGAACGCGCTCGACCGGCTATGCCGCGAGTACATCGTCGACGTCCTGCGCGCGCGGCCCGCGAACATCGGCTACCACGGGTACCCGAAGACGATCTGCGCGTCGGTGAACCACGTGGTCTGCCACGGCATTCCTTCCGATCACGCGTTGCAGGACGGCGATATCGTCAATATCGACGTCGCGCTCGACAACGACGGCTGGTATGGCGACACGAGCCGCATGTACTTCGCCGGGGAGCCGGCAGCGCCGGCGCGGCGTCTCGTCGATGCGACCTACGAAGCGATGATGGCGGGAATCGCGGCGGTGCGCCCGGGCGCGACGCTCGGCGACGTCGGCCATGCGATCCAGCGCGTCGCGCATCGCGAGGGCTTCAGCATCGTGCGCGAGTATTGCGGTCACGGCATCGGCCGCATCTATCACGACGAGCCGCAAGTGCTCCATTACGGACGGCCGGGCGCGGGGCTGCGTCTCGCGCCCGGGATGATCTTCACCATCGAGCCGATGCTCAATGCGGGGCGCGCCGAAACGCGGCAACTCGCCGACGGCTGGACGGTCGTGACGCAGGATCGCTCGTGGTCCGCGCAGTGGGAGCATATGGTCGTCGTGACGGAAGACGGCTTCGACATTCTGACGCCGTGGCCGGATCGCGATCTCGCGCGGCGGCCGGTCGCCGCAAGCGCGACGGGCACGGCCGTGCAGGGCTGA
- a CDS encoding extracellular solute-binding protein, protein MTIGSPRARRPRPPRRAATPEQTARSAAPQRAAAARAALVRLAWRTAAGLALALAATQAAHAVYAIAQYGEPKYPPGFRHFDYVNPDAPKGGTLVLANPNRLTTFDKFNPFTMRGNAAPGLDSLFESLTTGSADEPASAYGLLADDIAIAPDGLSVTFHLNPRARFSNGDPVTAADVKHSFDTLKSPQAAPQYPAYYADITRAVIVDPATVRFEFRRKNRELPLIAGGIPVFSRKWGVRPDGSRIPFDQLAFEPPIGSGPYLIEHYDAGRTITYRRDPAYWGAALPVRIGTNNFERIVYKLYGDGVARLEAFKAGEYDVLVEYIARNWVRRDVGKRFDSGELVKREFRQHNGAGMQGFFMNLRRPLFQDVRVRRALDLAFDFEWLNRQLFYGGYTRLNSYFADTDLQATGVPGAGELALLNPLRSELDPAVFGPMTVQPDTDPPGSLRANLLKARALLADAGWIYRDGALRNAKGDPFTFEILDDSGSAFDAVVTAYIRNLAKLGIVAKYRTADYALLQKRLDAFDYDMTTVRYPGVQVPGAEQVTRFSSRYADQQGSDNLTGLKSPAVDAILKALTQAETREELLDATHALDRVLMHGYYAVPQWYSTTHRIAFKRTLAYPSTLPLYYSAEGWVASTWWAKPGHGAAAEP, encoded by the coding sequence ATGACGATCGGTTCGCCCCGGGCCCGCCGGCCGCGACCGCCGCGACGCGCGGCGACACCAGAACAGACCGCGCGATCCGCCGCGCCGCAACGGGCGGCCGCCGCGCGCGCCGCGCTCGTGCGCCTCGCGTGGCGGACGGCGGCGGGCCTCGCGCTCGCGCTCGCCGCGACGCAGGCGGCCCACGCGGTCTACGCGATCGCCCAATACGGCGAACCGAAGTATCCGCCCGGCTTCAGGCATTTCGACTACGTGAACCCGGACGCGCCGAAAGGCGGCACGCTCGTGCTCGCGAATCCGAACCGGCTCACGACGTTCGACAAGTTCAATCCGTTCACGATGCGCGGCAACGCGGCGCCCGGGCTCGACTCGCTGTTCGAGAGCCTGACGACGGGCAGCGCCGACGAGCCCGCATCGGCCTACGGCCTCCTCGCGGACGACATCGCCATCGCGCCGGACGGGTTGTCGGTCACGTTCCATCTGAATCCGCGCGCGCGCTTCTCGAACGGCGATCCCGTCACCGCAGCGGACGTCAAGCACTCGTTCGACACGCTGAAGAGCCCGCAGGCGGCGCCGCAATACCCGGCGTACTACGCGGACATCACGCGTGCGGTGATCGTCGATCCGGCGACCGTGCGCTTCGAATTCCGCCGCAAGAACCGCGAGCTGCCGCTGATCGCGGGCGGCATTCCGGTGTTCTCGCGCAAATGGGGCGTGCGGCCGGACGGCTCGCGCATTCCGTTCGACCAGCTCGCGTTCGAGCCGCCGATCGGCAGCGGCCCGTACCTGATCGAGCATTACGACGCCGGCCGCACGATCACGTACCGGCGCGATCCCGCATACTGGGGCGCCGCGCTGCCGGTGCGGATCGGCACGAACAACTTCGAGCGCATCGTCTACAAGCTGTACGGCGACGGCGTCGCGCGGCTCGAGGCGTTCAAGGCGGGCGAGTACGACGTGCTCGTCGAGTACATCGCGCGCAACTGGGTGCGGCGCGACGTCGGCAAGCGCTTCGACAGCGGCGAGCTCGTCAAGCGCGAGTTCCGCCAGCACAACGGCGCGGGGATGCAGGGCTTCTTCATGAACCTGCGGCGGCCGCTGTTCCAGGACGTGCGCGTGCGACGCGCGCTCGATCTCGCGTTCGACTTCGAATGGCTGAACCGGCAGCTCTTCTACGGCGGCTACACGCGCCTGAACAGCTATTTCGCCGACACCGATCTGCAGGCGACCGGTGTGCCGGGCGCGGGCGAGCTCGCGCTCTTGAACCCGCTGCGCTCGGAGCTGGACCCGGCGGTGTTCGGGCCGATGACCGTGCAGCCGGACACCGATCCGCCCGGGTCGCTGCGCGCGAACCTGCTGAAGGCGCGCGCGCTGCTGGCGGACGCCGGCTGGATCTACCGCGACGGCGCGCTGCGCAACGCGAAGGGCGACCCGTTCACGTTCGAGATCCTCGACGATTCGGGCTCGGCGTTCGACGCGGTCGTGACCGCGTACATCCGCAATCTCGCGAAGCTCGGGATCGTCGCGAAGTACCGGACGGCCGATTACGCGCTGCTGCAAAAGCGCCTCGACGCGTTCGACTACGACATGACGACGGTTCGCTACCCGGGCGTCCAGGTGCCGGGCGCCGAGCAGGTGACGCGCTTTTCGAGCCGCTACGCGGACCAGCAGGGCTCGGACAACCTGACGGGGCTCAAGTCGCCCGCGGTCGACGCGATCCTGAAGGCGCTCACGCAGGCCGAGACGCGCGAGGAACTGCTCGATGCGACGCACGCGCTCGACCGCGTGCTGATGCACGGCTACTATGCGGTGCCGCAGTGGTACAGCACGACGCACCGGATCGCGTTCAAGCGCACGCTCGCCTATCCGTCGACGCTGCCGCTGTACTATTCGGCGGAAGGCTGGGTCGCGTCGACATGGTGGGCGAAGCCCGGCCACGGCGCGGCCGCCGAGCCGTGA
- a CDS encoding TetR/AcrR family transcriptional regulator codes for MRYSPKHKEASRARLVEAGAALAKQNGFANTGMDALTAAAGVTTGAFYSQFRSKPEFLRAIVEHEMSKVLATVEHRSTDDLVAALRSYLSTAHADHPELGCPVPALGAEIARADVETRKMFEDLIKRFQTSLANALHDDEAAWTLGCAAIGAVLVARAMATPERRSEVLRSVLAYTMRSFDGNAPKK; via the coding sequence ATGCGTTACTCACCGAAACACAAGGAGGCGAGCCGGGCGCGCCTCGTCGAGGCCGGCGCCGCGCTTGCAAAGCAGAACGGCTTCGCGAACACCGGCATGGACGCGCTCACCGCGGCGGCCGGCGTGACGACGGGCGCGTTCTATTCGCAATTCCGCTCGAAGCCGGAATTCCTGCGCGCGATCGTCGAGCACGAGATGTCGAAGGTGCTCGCGACGGTCGAGCACCGCTCGACGGACGACCTCGTCGCCGCGCTGCGAAGCTATCTGAGCACCGCGCACGCCGATCACCCGGAGCTCGGCTGCCCGGTGCCCGCGCTCGGCGCGGAGATCGCGCGCGCCGACGTCGAGACCCGCAAGATGTTCGAAGACCTGATCAAGCGCTTTCAGACGTCGCTCGCGAACGCGCTGCACGACGACGAAGCGGCATGGACGCTCGGATGCGCGGCGATCGGCGCAGTGCTCGTCGCGCGCGCGATGGCGACGCCCGAGCGCCGCAGCGAAGTGCTGCGCTCGGTGCTCGCCTATACGATGCGATCGTTCGACGGCAACGCGCCGAAGAAGTGA
- a CDS encoding microcin C ABC transporter permease YejB — MWSYILKRLLLMIPTLVGVLTITFAVIQFVPGGPVEQAVQELRKGAERGSTPFGMRSYTGVDAQQLAQLKALYGFDKPPVERYWLMLKRFARFDLGDSYFHHQSVWSLVVSKLPVSISIGVWTFLLTYLISVPLGIAKAVRNGSPFDFATSLVVLVGYAIPGFVLGVLLLVLFGGGSFWQIFPLRGLTSDNFAQLSVAGKIADYLWHIALPIIASVVGSFAVITMLTKNAFLDEIRKQYVLTARAKGLSERSVLWKHVFRNALLPLVVGFPAAFIGAFFTGSLLIETLFSLDGLGLLSYESVIRRDYPVVLGTLYIFTLIGLATKLVSDLCYVWVDPRVQFEQLER; from the coding sequence ATGTGGAGCTACATCCTCAAACGTCTGCTGCTGATGATCCCGACGCTCGTCGGCGTGCTGACCATCACGTTCGCCGTGATCCAGTTCGTGCCGGGCGGCCCGGTCGAGCAGGCGGTGCAGGAGCTGCGCAAGGGCGCCGAGCGGGGCAGCACGCCGTTCGGGATGCGCTCGTACACGGGCGTCGACGCGCAGCAGCTCGCGCAGCTGAAGGCGCTGTACGGCTTCGACAAGCCGCCCGTCGAACGCTATTGGCTGATGCTCAAGCGCTTCGCGCGCTTCGATCTCGGCGACAGCTACTTCCATCACCAGAGCGTGTGGTCGCTCGTCGTGTCGAAGCTGCCCGTGTCGATCAGCATCGGCGTGTGGACCTTCCTGCTCACGTATCTGATCTCGGTGCCGCTCGGTATCGCGAAGGCGGTGCGCAACGGCTCGCCGTTCGATTTCGCGACGAGCCTCGTCGTCCTCGTCGGCTACGCGATTCCGGGCTTCGTGCTCGGCGTGCTGCTGCTCGTGCTGTTCGGCGGCGGCTCGTTCTGGCAGATCTTCCCGCTGCGCGGCCTCACGTCCGACAATTTCGCGCAGCTCTCCGTCGCCGGCAAGATCGCCGATTACCTGTGGCACATCGCGCTGCCGATCATCGCGTCGGTCGTCGGCAGCTTCGCGGTGATCACGATGCTGACGAAGAACGCGTTCCTCGACGAGATCCGCAAGCAATACGTGCTGACCGCGCGCGCGAAGGGGCTGTCCGAGCGCAGCGTGCTGTGGAAGCACGTGTTCCGCAATGCGCTCCTGCCGCTCGTCGTCGGCTTTCCGGCCGCGTTCATCGGCGCGTTCTTCACGGGCAGCCTGCTGATCGAGACGCTGTTCTCGCTCGACGGGCTCGGCCTGCTGTCGTACGAATCGGTGATCCGGCGCGACTACCCGGTCGTGCTCGGCACGCTGTACATCTTCACGCTGATCGGGCTCGCGACGAAGCTCGTGTCCGATCTGTGCTACGTGTGGGTCGACCCGCGCGTTCAATTCGAGCAACTGGAGCGCTGA
- a CDS encoding ParD-like family protein: MGIVKISDAMHESLRHASAALSRSINAQAEHWLRIGMLVELHPTLSYAEICRLLIETEIQGDEATSPADGAARSA; the protein is encoded by the coding sequence ATGGGAATAGTCAAGATATCCGACGCGATGCATGAATCGCTGCGCCACGCGAGCGCCGCGCTGAGCCGGTCGATCAACGCGCAGGCGGAGCACTGGCTGCGAATCGGGATGCTCGTGGAATTGCATCCGACGCTCAGCTATGCGGAGATCTGCCGTCTGTTGATCGAGACGGAAATTCAGGGCGACGAAGCGACGTCGCCGGCCGACGGCGCGGCGAGGAGCGCATGA
- the fdxA gene encoding ferredoxin FdxA, with product MTFVVMEGCIRCKHTDCVAVCPVDCFHEGPNFLVIDPDECIDCALCEPECPIDAIRAADDLPDDQTHFVALNAELARHPSWPRITGKKSALPDHATWTDVKGKLDQLDRNGA from the coding sequence ATGACCTTTGTCGTGATGGAAGGGTGCATTCGCTGCAAGCACACCGATTGCGTGGCAGTGTGTCCCGTCGACTGCTTTCACGAGGGACCCAATTTTCTCGTCATCGATCCCGACGAATGCATCGACTGCGCGCTGTGCGAGCCGGAGTGTCCGATCGACGCGATACGCGCCGCCGACGATCTGCCGGACGATCAGACGCATTTCGTCGCGCTCAACGCCGAGCTCGCCCGGCATCCGAGCTGGCCGCGAATCACCGGCAAGAAATCGGCGCTTCCCGATCACGCGACGTGGACCGACGTGAAGGGCAAGCTCGACCAGTTGGATCGCAACGGCGCGTGA
- a CDS encoding ferredoxin--NADP reductase — protein MSANAHETVLSVHHWNDTLFSFKTTRDPGLRFKTGQFVMIGLEIDGRPLMRAYSVVSAHYDDHLEFYSIKVPDGPLTSRLQHLRIGDKLLVGRKPTGSLIIDNLRPGKHLYLLSTGTGLAPFISVIRDPDYYDAFDKIVLVHGVRWKSELGYFDHITAELPENEYFGDLVRGKLIYYPTVTREAFERRGRLTELIDSGSLFDDTGLPPLDPEVDRVMICGSPSMLADLVEMLERRGFVEGTSQAPGDYVIERAFVEK, from the coding sequence ATGTCCGCGAACGCCCACGAAACCGTGCTGTCCGTTCACCACTGGAACGACACGCTGTTCAGCTTCAAGACGACGCGCGATCCGGGCCTGCGTTTCAAGACCGGCCAGTTCGTGATGATCGGGCTCGAGATCGACGGCAGGCCGCTGATGCGCGCGTACAGCGTCGTCAGCGCGCACTACGACGATCATCTGGAGTTCTACAGCATCAAGGTGCCCGATGGCCCGCTGACGTCGCGCCTGCAACATCTTCGAATCGGCGACAAGCTGCTCGTCGGGCGCAAGCCCACCGGCTCGCTGATCATCGACAATCTGCGGCCGGGCAAGCATCTCTATCTGCTGTCGACGGGCACGGGCCTCGCGCCTTTCATCAGCGTGATCCGCGACCCCGACTACTACGACGCGTTCGACAAGATCGTCCTGGTGCACGGCGTGCGCTGGAAGAGCGAGTTGGGCTATTTCGACCACATCACCGCGGAGTTGCCCGAAAACGAGTACTTCGGCGATCTCGTGCGAGGCAAGCTGATCTATTACCCGACCGTGACCCGCGAAGCGTTCGAGCGCCGGGGGCGTCTGACCGAGCTGATCGACTCGGGCAGTCTGTTCGACGACACCGGTCTGCCGCCGCTCGATCCCGAGGTCGATCGCGTGATGATCTGCGGCAGCCCGAGCATGCTCGCCGATCTGGTCGAGATGCTGGAGCGGCGCGGCTTCGTCGAAGGCACGAGCCAGGCGCCGGGCGATTACGTGATCGAGCGCGCGTTCGTCGAGAAATGA